GCGGCGGCGACGTCCGGGTCCGACTGCGCCTCCGCGATGATCAGGCGGAACAGGTCGCCGTTCGGGCCGGTCGCCCAGAAGGCGAACAGCCGCTTGAGGAACAGGAGAAGGTCGCCGTCCAGCGAGCCGGTGTCGGGGATTGCAATGTCCTGCTTTCGGCGGTCATATACGGCGAGCAGCAGCCGGCCGCGGCTGGGCCACCAGCGATAGACCGTGGGCTTTCCCGCCCGGGCCCGGCGGGCGACCGCCTCGATCGACAGGGCGGGGTAGCCGCCCTCCACCAGGATGGCCTCCGCAGCGTCCAATACGGCCCGTTCCGTTTCGGGGTTGCGCCGGGCGCCGATCGAGCCGCGGGACTTCTGCTCCGTCACGATATCCCCCTCC
Above is a window of Azospirillum thermophilum DNA encoding:
- a CDS encoding TetR/AcrR family transcriptional regulator, with amino-acid sequence MTEQKSRGSIGARRNPETERAVLDAAEAILVEGGYPALSIEAVARRARAGKPTVYRWWPSRGRLLLAVYDRRKQDIAIPDTGSLDGDLLLFLKRLFAFWATGPNGDLFRLIIAEAQSDPDVAAALADYVAQRRRMIAAIFDRALLRGDMDPQASSDIAAELTVAAAWNRLLHRRLDPSDEALVPLVRQIAGTGRPRPVRSLVV